A single region of the Cronobacter condimenti 1330 genome encodes:
- the ddlA gene encoding D-alanine--D-alanine ligase, with product MAKLRVGIVFGGKSAEHEVSLQSAKNIVDAIDKEKFEVVLLGIDKTGQWHVNDASRYLLNADNPARIALHRSEKNVALIPGLSQQQLIESDNRQALPQLDVIFPIVHGTLGEDGSLQGMLRMANIPFVGSGVLGSAVSMDKDIAKRLLRDAGLAVAPFITLTRANRTRYTFEDVKQQLGLPLFVKPANQGSSVGVSKVNDEAQYHAAVALAFEFDHKVVVETGIKGREIECAVLGNDAPQASTCGEIVVSSEFYSYDTKYIDDQAARVVVPADIAPEVNEKIRAIAIRAFQALECAGLARVDVFLTPDNEVIINEINTLPGFTNISMYPKLWQASGIGYQDLITRLIELALERHQADVALKSSITG from the coding sequence ATGGCAAAACTGCGCGTGGGCATTGTGTTTGGCGGAAAATCAGCAGAGCACGAGGTATCGCTTCAGTCAGCAAAAAATATCGTTGACGCGATTGATAAAGAAAAATTCGAGGTCGTGCTGCTGGGTATTGATAAAACGGGCCAGTGGCACGTGAATGACGCATCCCGCTATCTGCTGAACGCTGATAACCCGGCGCGGATCGCTCTGCACCGATCGGAGAAAAACGTTGCGCTGATCCCGGGCCTGAGCCAGCAACAGCTTATTGAATCAGACAACCGTCAGGCGCTGCCGCAGCTGGATGTGATCTTCCCGATAGTCCACGGCACGCTCGGTGAAGACGGATCGCTGCAAGGCATGCTGCGGATGGCGAATATTCCATTTGTGGGATCCGGCGTACTCGGCTCGGCGGTCAGCATGGATAAAGATATCGCCAAGCGACTGCTGCGCGACGCCGGCCTCGCGGTCGCGCCGTTTATTACGCTCACCCGCGCCAACCGCACGCGTTATACGTTTGAAGATGTTAAACAGCAGCTCGGTCTGCCGCTTTTTGTGAAGCCTGCCAACCAGGGATCGTCGGTCGGCGTAAGCAAAGTCAATGACGAGGCACAGTATCACGCCGCCGTGGCGCTGGCCTTTGAATTCGACCATAAAGTTGTGGTGGAAACTGGCATTAAAGGCCGCGAGATTGAGTGCGCGGTGCTCGGTAACGACGCCCCGCAGGCCAGCACCTGCGGCGAGATCGTGGTCAGCAGCGAGTTTTACTCCTACGACACCAAATATATCGACGATCAGGCCGCCCGCGTCGTGGTGCCTGCCGATATTGCGCCGGAAGTGAACGAGAAGATCCGCGCTATCGCCATCCGCGCGTTTCAGGCGCTGGAGTGTGCAGGCCTTGCGCGCGTGGATGTGTTTTTAACGCCGGATAATGAGGTGATCATTAACGAAATCAACACGCTGCCGGGCTTTACCAACATCAGCATGTATCCGAAGCTGTGGCAGGCGAGCGGTATCGGTTATCAGGACCTGATCACTCGCCTTATTGAACTGGCGCTCGAACGTCATCAGGCCGATGTCGCGCTGAAAAGCTCGATCACCGGCTAA
- a CDS encoding helix-turn-helix domain-containing protein, whose translation MLDLVKPLDHLDSLLRHLGPAGTPFDIDAHCELSFFNEQGEPQCWFFKEGSLNVWREQNRIHVDLLTSPLYLSFSDAVIPQPLRYTLMTETPCRGFRMPVRRAIDIIEHRQLWKSFCHWQTWLMRWFEWRDAHFIGTTTYSQIRSTLLTMAGWSPELRAQIGVIHHIQNHTHISRSVIAEVLAELRKGKYIEMHKGKLVAVNKLPLHY comes from the coding sequence GTGTTAGATCTGGTAAAACCCTTAGATCATCTCGATTCTCTTTTGCGTCATCTCGGCCCGGCAGGAACGCCTTTTGATATTGACGCCCATTGTGAATTATCTTTTTTTAACGAACAGGGCGAGCCGCAGTGCTGGTTTTTTAAAGAAGGAAGTCTCAACGTGTGGCGCGAGCAGAACCGCATCCACGTGGATTTACTGACGTCTCCGCTGTATCTGAGCTTTTCTGATGCCGTGATCCCGCAGCCGCTGCGCTACACCCTGATGACCGAAACGCCATGCCGCGGCTTTCGTATGCCGGTGCGGCGGGCTATCGACATCATTGAGCATCGCCAGCTGTGGAAATCTTTTTGCCACTGGCAGACGTGGCTGATGCGCTGGTTTGAGTGGCGCGACGCGCACTTTATCGGCACCACGACCTATTCACAGATCCGCTCGACGCTACTGACGATGGCAGGCTGGAGCCCGGAGTTGCGCGCGCAGATTGGCGTTATTCATCATATCCAGAACCACACTCATATTTCCCGCTCGGTGATAGCTGAAGTGCTCGCGGAGTTAAGAAAAGGCAAATACATCGAAATGCACAAAGGAAAGCTGGTGGCGGTCAATAAGCTGCCGCTGCATTACTGA
- a CDS encoding extensin-like domain-containing protein produces MAKKGIAMVTTLALTALAGVWLYDYLPAWYNPFAPLSPLDPPTMVTRYKLRQMANDPQACLALLDEARQRDMIQYRIQTPTQGKCPLAAPVRVLRFGEVKLSSSFLASCPLALSSAMYVQQQAKPISAAMMGSPLVRIDHYGSYACRNIYHRANARLSEHATADALDVSAFRFANGQQISVLKGWKETGPRGDTLRALFGQSCLYFGNALGPDYNAAHANHFHLGMRGFGICR; encoded by the coding sequence ATGGCGAAAAAAGGGATAGCAATGGTAACAACCCTGGCGTTAACGGCGCTTGCAGGCGTCTGGCTGTACGATTATCTGCCAGCCTGGTATAACCCGTTCGCGCCACTGTCGCCGCTCGACCCGCCAACGATGGTGACTCGCTACAAGCTGCGACAGATGGCGAACGATCCGCAGGCGTGCCTGGCGCTGCTGGACGAAGCCCGCCAGCGTGACATGATCCAGTACCGCATCCAGACACCGACCCAGGGCAAGTGCCCGCTGGCCGCGCCGGTACGGGTGCTGCGCTTCGGCGAAGTGAAACTCAGCAGCTCGTTTCTCGCCAGCTGTCCGCTTGCGCTCAGCAGCGCCATGTATGTGCAGCAGCAGGCGAAACCCATCAGCGCCGCGATGATGGGCAGCCCACTGGTACGCATCGACCACTACGGCAGCTACGCCTGTCGCAATATTTATCATCGCGCTAACGCGCGCTTAAGCGAACATGCGACGGCAGACGCGCTGGATGTGAGCGCGTTTCGTTTCGCGAACGGGCAGCAAATAAGCGTGCTGAAAGGCTGGAAGGAAACTGGCCCGCGCGGTGATACGCTGCGCGCGCTGTTCGGCCAGAGCTGCCTCTATTTTGGTAACGCGCTCGGGCCGGATTACAACGCGGCCCACGCCAACCATTTTCATTTGGGGATGCGCGGTTTTGGCATTTGCCGATAA
- the ampH gene encoding D-alanyl-D-alanine-carboxypeptidase/endopeptidase AmpH — MKRCLLSCALLLSAAFSAAHAAQTSPDPVFASDIVDRYANHIFYGSGATGMAIVVIDGNQRVFRSFGETRPGNNVRPQLDSVIRIASLTKLMTSEMLVKMFDQGVVKLDDPLSRYAPPGARVPTYQGEPIRLVNLATHTSALPREQPGGAAIRPVFVWPTRQQRWEWLSTATLKAAPGATASYSNLAFDLLADALANAAGKPYTQLFEEQITRPLGMKDTTFTPSPDQCKRLMIAEKGASPCNNTLAAIGSGGVYSTPDDMMRWMQQFLASDFHRRSPQADRMQTLIYQRAQLTKVVGMDVPGKADALGLGWVYMAPKEGRPGIIQKTGGGGGFITYMAMVPQSNIGAFVVVTRSPLTRFTNMSDGINDLVTELSGNKPLTPES, encoded by the coding sequence TTGAAACGTTGTCTGCTCTCCTGCGCCCTGCTGTTAAGCGCGGCCTTTTCCGCGGCCCACGCCGCGCAAACTTCGCCTGATCCGGTTTTTGCGTCTGATATTGTCGACCGTTACGCCAATCATATTTTCTACGGCAGCGGCGCGACCGGAATGGCCATCGTCGTCATCGACGGCAACCAGCGTGTCTTTCGAAGCTTCGGCGAGACGCGTCCTGGCAATAACGTCCGCCCCCAGCTCGACTCGGTTATCCGCATCGCGTCGCTCACCAAACTGATGACCAGCGAAATGCTGGTGAAAATGTTCGATCAGGGTGTCGTGAAACTCGACGATCCGCTAAGCCGCTATGCGCCGCCCGGCGCGCGCGTGCCGACATATCAGGGCGAGCCGATTCGCCTGGTGAACCTCGCCACCCACACCAGCGCCCTGCCCCGCGAACAGCCAGGCGGTGCGGCGATACGTCCGGTGTTCGTCTGGCCGACGCGCCAGCAGCGCTGGGAATGGCTCTCCACCGCGACGCTAAAAGCAGCCCCCGGCGCCACGGCATCCTATTCCAACCTCGCGTTTGATCTGCTGGCCGACGCACTGGCGAACGCCGCAGGCAAGCCTTATACCCAGCTGTTTGAAGAGCAGATAACCCGCCCGCTCGGCATGAAAGACACCACGTTTACGCCCTCGCCCGATCAGTGCAAGCGTCTGATGATCGCCGAAAAAGGCGCAAGCCCGTGTAATAACACGCTGGCGGCCATCGGCAGCGGCGGCGTCTACTCCACGCCGGACGATATGATGCGCTGGATGCAGCAGTTCCTGGCATCCGATTTCCATCGTCGTAGCCCCCAGGCCGACCGCATGCAGACGCTGATTTACCAGCGTGCGCAGCTCACCAAAGTGGTCGGGATGGACGTCCCCGGCAAGGCAGACGCGCTGGGGCTTGGCTGGGTTTATATGGCACCGAAAGAGGGCCGACCCGGCATCATTCAGAAAACCGGCGGCGGCGGCGGGTTTATTACCTATATGGCGATGGTGCCGCAGAGCAATATCGGCGCGTTCGTGGTCGTCACCCGCTCACCGCTCACGCGTTTTACCAACATGAGCGACGGGATAAACGATCTGGTAACCGAACTGAGCGGCAACAAGCCCCTCACGCCGGAATCGTAA
- a CDS encoding isochorismatase family protein: MSVPRVVMVIDMQNGVFATPRFDREGRVARINQLMAQARQVIIVQHAEAGGLEEGSTGFAVLPDLNVPENALRVTKTACDAFYRTPLEALLREHGITEFVVCGCASDYCVDTTIKQAASRGFRLTIASDAHTTADRTAAAAPILITHYNEVWANLTVPDNAPGVLPTADILSAWQAN, from the coding sequence ATGTCTGTACCACGGGTTGTGATGGTTATCGATATGCAAAACGGCGTTTTCGCGACGCCGCGTTTTGATCGCGAAGGGCGCGTCGCCCGCATCAATCAGCTGATGGCGCAGGCCCGGCAGGTCATTATCGTGCAGCACGCCGAAGCGGGCGGGCTGGAGGAGGGCTCTACCGGATTCGCGGTATTGCCAGATCTCAACGTGCCGGAAAACGCGCTGCGCGTGACCAAGACCGCCTGCGATGCGTTCTACCGCACGCCGCTTGAGGCGCTGCTGCGCGAGCACGGCATCACTGAATTCGTGGTTTGCGGCTGCGCCAGCGATTACTGTGTGGATACCACCATCAAGCAGGCGGCGAGCCGCGGTTTTCGCCTGACCATCGCAAGCGACGCGCATACCACGGCTGACCGCACGGCCGCCGCTGCGCCCATACTGATTACGCACTACAACGAGGTATGGGCCAACCTGACGGTGCCGGACAACGCGCCAGGCGTGCTGCCGACCGCCGATATCCTCAGCGCCTGGCAGGCGAACTAA
- a CDS encoding DUF2755 family protein, giving the protein MAEISLPKPIIAGKPGRSSRSSTLGNLAYALFVLFSFWVGAQLLNVVVHAPGVLDNLMQMQESGRPQIRMGLAVGTVFALVPFLAGCVFAMVMAFFFRLRRRRF; this is encoded by the coding sequence ATGGCTGAGATATCGTTACCCAAACCCATAATCGCCGGGAAACCAGGAAGATCGTCAAGATCGTCGACGTTAGGCAATCTCGCCTACGCGCTGTTTGTGTTGTTCTCTTTCTGGGTTGGCGCGCAACTCCTGAATGTCGTGGTACATGCGCCCGGCGTTCTGGATAATTTGATGCAAATGCAGGAGAGTGGCCGTCCGCAAATTCGGATGGGACTCGCAGTCGGTACGGTGTTCGCGCTGGTGCCATTTCTTGCAGGGTGCGTCTTTGCGATGGTCATGGCGTTCTTTTTCCGCCTGCGACGTCGTCGCTTTTAA
- a CDS encoding DUF1615 domain-containing protein — MAATFALPTCFRPLTLAALLALAGCTSQTSTPEKGVKPLDVRAVVKQKMPASVKDRDGWARDIARAFETQKIAATEENICSVLAVAEQESNYQSDPQVPGLGKIAWKEIERRAGKLHIPAFVVHTALLIKSPNGKSYSERLDHVKSERELSAIFDDFIGMVPLGQTLFGNLNPVHTGGPMQVSIAFAEAHARGYPYDVDGTLRQEVFTRRGGLWFGIYHLLNYPVDYSRPLYRFADFNAGWYASRNAAFQNAVSKASGVKLALDGDLIRYDSNEPGATENAVRKLADKLDMSESEIHRALANGDREDFSDSTIYKKVFAIADKRAGRALPRELLPGIELESPKITRKLTTAWFAKRVDDRRARCMSKD, encoded by the coding sequence ATGGCCGCCACGTTTGCCTTGCCCACCTGCTTTCGTCCTCTTACGCTCGCCGCGCTGCTGGCACTGGCGGGCTGTACCAGCCAGACTTCCACGCCCGAAAAGGGCGTAAAGCCGCTTGATGTGCGCGCCGTGGTTAAGCAGAAAATGCCTGCCAGTGTGAAAGACCGTGACGGCTGGGCGCGGGATATCGCCCGTGCGTTTGAAACGCAAAAAATCGCGGCCACGGAAGAGAACATCTGCTCGGTGCTGGCCGTGGCGGAGCAGGAATCGAATTATCAGTCCGATCCGCAAGTGCCGGGGCTTGGCAAGATTGCCTGGAAGGAGATTGAGCGCCGCGCCGGCAAACTGCATATTCCGGCGTTTGTGGTGCACACCGCGCTGCTGATCAAATCCCCCAACGGCAAAAGCTACAGCGAACGGCTCGACCACGTAAAATCGGAACGCGAGCTGAGCGCGATTTTTGATGATTTCATCGGTATGGTGCCGCTCGGCCAGACGCTGTTTGGCAACTTAAACCCGGTGCATACCGGCGGGCCGATGCAGGTCAGCATCGCGTTTGCCGAGGCGCACGCACGCGGTTATCCGTATGATGTCGACGGCACGCTTCGCCAGGAAGTCTTTACCCGTCGCGGTGGTCTCTGGTTTGGGATTTATCATCTGCTGAATTATCCGGTGGATTATTCACGTCCGCTTTATCGCTTCGCCGATTTCAACGCGGGCTGGTATGCGAGCCGTAACGCGGCCTTTCAGAACGCCGTCAGCAAAGCGAGCGGCGTGAAGCTGGCGCTGGATGGCGACCTTATCCGCTACGACAGCAACGAGCCGGGCGCAACCGAAAATGCCGTGCGCAAACTTGCCGATAAGCTTGATATGAGCGAAAGCGAGATCCATCGCGCGCTGGCGAACGGGGATCGCGAAGATTTCAGCGACAGTACGATTTATAAAAAGGTGTTTGCGATCGCGGATAAACGCGCCGGGCGCGCATTGCCGCGTGAGTTACTGCCGGGTATTGAACTGGAAAGCCCGAAGATCACGCGTAAGCTCACCACGGCGTGGTTTGCAAAGCGCGTGGACGATCGTCGGGCACGCTGTATGAGTAAAGATTAA
- the sbmA gene encoding peptide antibiotic transporter SbmA — translation MFKSFFPRPGAFFLSALIWAMIAVVAWQLGGGWLAERLGVAGALPVNATRFWSGNFLLFYAYYAVCVGLFAAFWRVYCPHRWQRWSVLGSALLIFVTWFMVELSVAINAWYAPFFDLIQTALGAPNKVKIGQLYSGLLVFLGIALIYVTVGVMNNFFISHYIFRWRTAMNEYYMEHWQRLRHIEGAAQRVQEDTMRFASTLEDMGVSLLKAVMTLIAFMPVLVALSPHVKELPVVGAVPYGLVFAAIIWALMGTGLLALVGIKLPGLEFRNQRVEAAYRKELVYGEDDPTRADPPTVQALFSNVRHNYFRLYFHYTYFNIARILYLQVDAIFGLFLMFPSIVAGTITLGLMSQIGNVFGEVRGAFQYLISSWTTLVELMSIYKRLRSFERTLNDSPDPVHEPQEAI, via the coding sequence ATGTTTAAATCCTTTTTCCCGCGCCCCGGCGCGTTTTTCTTGTCGGCGCTGATTTGGGCGATGATTGCCGTCGTTGCCTGGCAACTGGGCGGCGGCTGGCTTGCCGAACGGCTCGGCGTGGCGGGCGCGTTGCCCGTCAACGCGACCCGGTTCTGGTCAGGCAATTTTCTTCTCTTCTATGCCTACTACGCGGTGTGCGTAGGGCTGTTTGCCGCCTTCTGGCGTGTTTACTGCCCGCACCGCTGGCAGCGCTGGTCGGTGCTGGGCTCGGCGCTGCTGATTTTCGTCACCTGGTTTATGGTGGAGCTGTCCGTTGCCATCAACGCCTGGTACGCGCCGTTCTTCGATCTTATCCAGACTGCGCTTGGCGCACCGAATAAAGTCAAAATCGGCCAGCTCTACAGCGGGCTGCTGGTTTTCCTCGGTATTGCGCTGATTTACGTTACCGTGGGCGTGATGAATAACTTCTTTATCAGCCATTACATTTTCCGCTGGCGCACCGCCATGAACGAATACTACATGGAGCACTGGCAGCGCCTGCGCCATATCGAAGGCGCCGCGCAGCGTGTGCAGGAAGACACCATGCGTTTCGCCTCGACACTTGAAGATATGGGCGTGTCGCTGCTGAAAGCCGTGATGACTTTGATTGCGTTTATGCCGGTGCTGGTCGCGCTTTCCCCGCACGTGAAAGAATTGCCCGTGGTGGGCGCAGTGCCATACGGCCTGGTGTTTGCCGCGATCATCTGGGCGTTGATGGGGACCGGCCTGCTGGCGCTCGTTGGGATCAAACTGCCGGGGCTTGAGTTTCGCAACCAGCGTGTGGAGGCGGCGTACCGTAAAGAACTGGTGTATGGCGAGGACGATCCAACCCGCGCCGATCCGCCCACGGTGCAGGCGCTCTTTAGTAACGTGCGGCACAACTATTTCCGGCTTTATTTCCACTACACCTATTTCAACATCGCCCGCATTCTTTATTTGCAGGTCGATGCGATTTTCGGTCTGTTCCTGATGTTTCCTTCTATCGTCGCGGGGACGATTACGCTTGGGCTGATGTCGCAAATTGGTAACGTGTTTGGCGAGGTGCGCGGCGCGTTCCAGTATTTGATCAGCTCCTGGACCACGCTTGTGGAGCTGATGTCTATCTATAAACGTCTGCGAAGCTTTGAGCGCACGCTGAACGATAGTCCAGACCCGGTGCACGAGCCGCAGGAAGCGATATAA
- a CDS encoding DUF2754 family protein, translating to MQLSAKIRRDWHYYAVALGLIFIMNGVIGLLGFEAKGWQTYAVGLVTWVICFWIAGLVIRRRPQEPDAAEE from the coding sequence ATGCAACTCTCTGCCAAAATTCGCCGTGACTGGCACTATTATGCGGTCGCACTGGGTCTGATTTTCATTATGAACGGCGTGATTGGCCTGTTGGGGTTTGAAGCAAAGGGCTGGCAAACTTATGCAGTAGGGCTGGTGACGTGGGTGATTTGCTTCTGGATTGCAGGGCTGGTTATCCGCCGTCGCCCGCAAGAGCCGGACGCGGCGGAAGAGTAA
- a CDS encoding autotransporter outer membrane beta-barrel domain-containing protein gives MHSWKKKLVVSQLAVACTMAIASQASAATDISGKSYDTFYYDGGIMYQGYVGYDYGSDYYNGNIYPQISGAKVDGVISTWYLDNGASNNNNRNALTIKDSTIHGMITSQCMTDNCDNRTGDYRYNRLALTVDNSTIDDDFEHYTYYNADDKTTAAKDIYNLGTAITLDQETDLVIQNNSHVAGMTLTQGYEWEDNQDVTSPTGANSSEIFNNSVVVKDSVLSSGSWSDEGSNGFYGHTGKASDYDNAITADDIALAVVANPTADNAMQTTATFDRSTINGDIYFESTFDENFGGYDRTTLDDNGNPVTTHINAYDVNGDGTLDSNGWDDTDRLDVTLNNGSKWVGAAISRVEATSELYDVQPNSLWPGSTFGIENDDTAFNEAGHVAGNQVYQSGIFNVTLKNGSEWDTRKASNIDVLTVDNQSQVNVESSSLLADAITLTHNATLNIGDGGAVATNALTLDSGSQATLTEETAALYANTLTIDNGAQLNLGTGQVDADSVVLTDGGVLNVGSRDYVLDASLNNARDITNDPHQKEYDHGVIALNADGHLAVNGDVAGNYRVRIDNATGAGAVADYKGSEVLRVYDDNDATSARFTAANKADLGAYTYEAHQQGDTVVLKQRALTDYANMALSIPSANTNIWNQEQDVLSTRLAQGRHSPSDTGGAWVTYFGGNFNGDTGELSYDQDVSGLMVGLDKLVEGDSAKWTLGVAAGFAKGDMDDRTGSVDQDSQSARLYASARFANDVFLDSSLSYSHYSNDLSAVMSDGQSVSGDISSDAWGFGLKLGYDWQFNPQGYLTPYASVSGLFQDGDGYQLSNDMRVNSQSYDSLRYELGADLGYTFNYGNDQAFTPYAKLAYVYDDANDNDADVNGDSIDNGVEGSAVRAGLGGRFSFTKNFSAYADANYLGGGDVDQDWAANVGVKYTW, from the coding sequence ATGCACTCCTGGAAAAAGAAACTTGTAGTCTCACAATTAGCCGTGGCCTGCACAATGGCTATCGCTTCTCAGGCCTCTGCTGCCACGGATATTTCAGGCAAAAGCTACGACACGTTTTATTATGATGGCGGCATTATGTATCAGGGCTATGTCGGTTATGACTATGGCTCAGACTATTATAATGGGAATATTTATCCGCAAATTTCCGGCGCGAAAGTCGACGGCGTTATTTCCACCTGGTATCTTGATAATGGCGCCAGCAATAATAACAACCGAAACGCGTTAACGATTAAAGACAGTACCATTCACGGCATGATAACGTCGCAGTGCATGACGGATAATTGCGATAACCGCACCGGGGATTATCGCTATAACCGCCTCGCGTTAACGGTGGATAACTCCACTATTGACGACGACTTCGAACACTACACTTATTATAATGCTGACGATAAAACGACAGCGGCAAAAGATATTTATAATCTCGGGACTGCGATTACGCTTGATCAGGAAACCGATCTGGTTATCCAGAATAATTCCCACGTGGCGGGAATGACGCTGACGCAGGGATATGAGTGGGAAGATAATCAGGACGTCACCTCACCGACGGGCGCAAACAGCAGCGAGATTTTTAATAATAGCGTGGTGGTGAAAGACTCCGTGCTGAGTTCCGGCTCATGGAGCGATGAAGGCTCGAACGGTTTTTATGGCCACACCGGCAAGGCCAGCGATTATGACAACGCCATTACCGCCGACGATATCGCGCTGGCCGTCGTGGCGAACCCCACGGCAGATAACGCCATGCAGACGACGGCCACTTTTGATCGCTCAACCATTAATGGCGATATCTATTTCGAAAGTACTTTCGATGAGAATTTCGGCGGCTATGATCGTACGACGCTCGATGACAACGGCAATCCGGTAACGACCCATATCAATGCCTATGACGTGAACGGCGACGGCACGCTGGATTCCAACGGCTGGGATGACACCGACCGGCTGGACGTCACGCTGAATAATGGCAGCAAATGGGTGGGCGCGGCTATTTCCCGTGTTGAGGCGACCTCCGAGCTGTATGACGTGCAGCCGAACAGCCTGTGGCCAGGTTCCACCTTTGGCATCGAAAATGACGATACCGCGTTTAACGAAGCAGGCCACGTGGCGGGCAACCAGGTTTACCAGAGCGGGATTTTCAACGTGACGCTGAAAAACGGCTCCGAGTGGGATACCCGTAAAGCATCAAACATTGACGTACTCACCGTGGATAACCAGTCGCAGGTCAATGTGGAAAGCTCATCGCTGCTGGCGGACGCTATCACGCTTACCCATAACGCGACGCTTAACATCGGCGATGGCGGCGCGGTCGCGACCAATGCACTGACGCTTGATAGCGGCAGTCAAGCGACGCTCACGGAAGAGACCGCGGCGCTGTACGCCAACACGCTGACCATCGATAACGGGGCGCAACTGAATCTCGGCACCGGCCAGGTGGATGCTGACAGCGTGGTGCTGACCGATGGCGGTGTGCTGAACGTCGGCAGTCGGGATTATGTGCTGGATGCCTCGCTCAATAACGCGCGCGATATCACCAACGATCCGCATCAGAAGGAGTACGACCACGGCGTGATTGCGCTAAATGCAGACGGCCATCTGGCGGTCAACGGTGACGTGGCGGGCAACTATCGGGTGCGCATCGATAACGCGACTGGCGCAGGCGCAGTGGCCGATTACAAAGGCAGCGAAGTGCTGCGCGTTTACGATGACAACGACGCAACCTCCGCACGCTTTACCGCGGCCAATAAAGCCGATCTCGGCGCCTATACCTACGAGGCGCACCAGCAGGGCGATACCGTGGTGCTGAAACAGCGCGCACTAACGGACTACGCGAATATGGCGCTGAGCATTCCGTCTGCGAATACCAACATCTGGAACCAGGAGCAGGACGTGCTGAGCACGCGTCTTGCGCAGGGCCGTCACAGCCCGTCGGATACCGGCGGCGCGTGGGTGACCTATTTCGGCGGTAACTTCAACGGCGATACCGGCGAGCTGAGCTATGACCAGGATGTGAGTGGCCTGATGGTCGGGCTTGATAAGCTGGTGGAAGGCGATAGCGCGAAATGGACCCTTGGCGTTGCGGCGGGCTTTGCGAAAGGCGATATGGACGATCGCACTGGCAGCGTCGATCAGGATAGCCAGTCGGCGCGTCTGTACGCCTCGGCGCGCTTTGCCAACGATGTGTTCCTGGATTCCAGCCTGAGCTACAGCCATTACAGTAACGATCTGAGCGCGGTGATGAGCGATGGCCAGTCGGTCTCCGGCGATATCTCCTCCGATGCATGGGGTTTCGGGCTAAAACTGGGTTACGACTGGCAGTTTAACCCGCAGGGCTACCTGACGCCGTATGCCAGCGTCTCCGGGCTGTTCCAGGATGGCGACGGTTATCAGTTAAGTAACGATATGCGCGTCAACAGCCAGTCTTATGACAGCCTGCGCTATGAACTGGGGGCCGATCTCGGTTACACGTTCAACTACGGCAATGACCAGGCGTTCACCCCGTATGCGAAACTCGCTTACGTCTATGATGACGCCAACGATAACGACGCCGACGTCAACGGCGACAGCATCGATAACGGCGTGGAAGGCTCCGCCGTGCGCGCGGGCCTCGGCGGGCGGTTCAGCTTCACCAAAAACTTCAGCGCCTATGCCGACGCCAACTATCTGGGCGGCGGCGATGTGGACCAGGACTGGGCCGCTAATGTGGGCGTGAAATACACCTGGTGA